In Hypomesus transpacificus isolate Combined female chromosome 4, fHypTra1, whole genome shotgun sequence, the following are encoded in one genomic region:
- the hoxa4a gene encoding homeobox protein Hox-A4a isoform X1: MQKATYYDSSAIYSGYPYQSANGFSYDANQVQYPRASHVESEYHRPACSLQSPDGSVALQKPGEMAESCDRNTAIQAAQHPVHPESNQAQIPVSVSVPPPEPQSPGALSQNASNGPSLPNTKNGSPTSTTRKHIFPWMKESRQNTKQKNTSSSSSVESCPGDKSPPGSAASKRARTAYTSAQLVELEKEFHFNRYLCRPRRVEMANLLNLTERQIKIWFQNRRMKYKKDQKGVGMMPSPGGQSPRSPIGPSPGGGGGGYLNSMHSLVNSVPYESQSPTSYNKPHQNAYGMSTSYPPTLNNSLNCPPTQKRYPGTDSATPDYDAHPLQGNSNYGTHLQGSPVYVGGGYIDSMPNSGPSVFGLTHLPHPPSTNMDYNGAITVGNSHHHGVCDPNPTYTDLTPHYSQGRIQEAPKLTHL; encoded by the exons ATGCAAAAGGCAACCTACTACGACAGCTCTGCAATTTACAGTGGCTACCCTTATCAAAGCGCAAATGGCTTCAGTTATGATGCCAATCAGGTCCAATATCCCCGGGCCTCTCATGTTGAAAGTGAGTACCATCGACCCGCCTGCTCTCTGCAGTCCCCTGACGGATCGGTCGCCCTGCAGAAACCAGGGGAGATGGCAGAGAGCTGCGATAGGAACACGGCTATCCAGGCAGCGCAACACCCGGTTCATCCTGAAAGCAATCAAGCGCAGATACCAGTGTCGGTGTCAGTACCACCCCCTGAACCACAATCCCCTGGTGCTCTTAGCCAAAACGCGAGCAATGGTCCCAGCCTGCCCAACACAAAGAACGGTTCTCCGACCTCCACAACTCGAAAGCACATCTTCCCCTGGATGAAGGAATCCCGTCAAAACACCAAGCAAAAAAACACCAGTAGTTCCAGCTCAG TTGAAAGTTGCCCTGGAGACAAAAGTCCACCAGGGTCGGCTGCGTCGAAGAGAGCCCGGACAGCTTACACCAGCGCTCAGCTAGTAGAACTGGAAAAGGAATTCCATTTCAACCGTTACCTCTGCAGACCCCGCAGGGTCGAGATGGCCAACTTGCTCAACCTCACGGAGAGGCAGAttaaaatatggttccagaaccGGAGGATGAAGTATAAAAAGGATCAGAAAGGGGTTGGTATGATGCCCTCTCCCGGAGGACAATCCCCTCGTAGCCCAATTGGCCCGTCTCCTGGAGGAGGCGGTGGAGGATACCTCAATTCTATGCATTCTCTCGTAAACAGTGTACCTTATGAGTCCCAGTCACCAACATCTTACAATAAGCCCCATCAAAATGCATACGGTATGTCCACGTCATATCCCCCTACCTTGAACAATTCCCTCAACTGCCCGCCCACTCAGAAGAGATATCCTGGAACCGACTCGGCCACGCCCGATTATGACGCGCATCCTCTCCAAGGCAACAGCAACTACGGGACGCACTTGCAGGGCAGTCCTGTGTATGTTGGCGGAGGCTACATTGATTCAATGCCTAACTCCGGGCCCTCAGTTTTCGGTCTGACCCATCTCCCGCACCCGCCGTCCACTAATATGGACTACAATGGAGCAATCACAGTGGGAAACAGTCACCATCATGGAGTGTGTGATCCGAACCCAACCTATACAGACCTTACGCCGCACTACTCTCAGGGAAGAATTCAGGAAGCGCCCAAACTGACGCATCTGTAG